Part of the Methylovirgula sp. 4M-Z18 genome is shown below.
GTGAAGGTTTTCGGGTCAGGATCAGCGTGAATAGGTGGTTAACGCGGATTGTGGACCGGAGGGTTTCAGTGACTATCCTCACCCGTAAGGAATTTTTGCGCCTGGGCGGCCTCGCCCTCGTGACGACATCGCTCAGCGCCTGCGGCCAATTGGGAGTGCCATTCGGCGAAAGCGAACCGCCCGCGCCGGCAACACCCGCGCAGAACGCGCCCTCAGGCGGCAATATCGGCAACGGACCCATCCACGTGGCGCTGATCCTGCCGCTGACCTCGCAATCCGGTGCCAGCCAGATCGGCGTTTCCATGCGCAATGCCGCCGAACTGGCGTTGAGCGATTCGGGCAGTTCCGAATTGACCATCCTGGTGAAGGACGATCGCTCCAGCCCGGACGGCGCCCGCCAGGCCGCGCAAGAGGCGCTGAACGACGGCGCGCAATTGTTCATCGGCCCGCTGTTCGCCGCCAATGTGCGTGAGGTCTCGAGCGTCGCGCACGGGGCAGGCAAATCGGTCATCGCGTTTTCGACCGATCCGACAGTCGCCGCGCCGGGCACTTATCTCCTGTCCTTCCCGATCGATGGCAAGGTGAACCGCGTCCTCGATTTTGCCGCGAGCCGCGGCAAGAAATCCTTCGCTGTCCTCGCGCCCGATGCGGGGGCGTCGCCGGCAAGTCTGGCGGCCTTTGCCGCATTCCAATCCCATGCCGGCGACATCGGCGTGCGCGTGCAATCGGTGGAGCGCTATCCGGCCGGCAAGCCGGGTGACGCGGTCAAGCGCGTCGCCACGGTGGCGCAGCAGATCGACGGGATTTTCATCGCCGACGATGCCAACGGTATGGGCGCGATGGCGACAGCCTTGACGGCCAATGGGCTCGACGGGCGCAAGATCCAACTGCTTGGCACCGACGCCTGGGAAGATCCGCGCACGATGGCGCTGCCGGCCCTGCAGGGCGCCTGGTTTGCCGCGCCGGACGATGCCGGCTTCCGCAATTTCGCCCAACGCTACCGCGCCAAATATAATAGTGAGCCGCACCGTCTGGCGTCGCTTGCCTATGACGCGACCTCGCTCGCCGCCGCTTTGCCGCGCGTCCAAAGCGCCAATCCCTATACGGATGCTGTGCTGACCGATTCCAAGGGCTTCACCAATGTGGACGGCTTCTTCCGCTTCCGCACCAACGGGCAGGTGGAGCGCGCGCTCGCCGTCTATCAGATCGGCAACGGATCGAAATCGATCTTGGACGCGGCGCCACGGTCGTTGCCGGTGACGTGAAGCTGATACGGCGGTCCTCACGCCATAAAAGTGCTGAGACTTTCGGGAGCGAGGCCGGCTTCGCTGCCGATGCGCCTGGCAAGCTGCACGGCCGCGTCGCGCATGGCGCCGACCGGCCGGTCGAGCCAGTATGACACTGGATTGAGAGCCGTGCGCGGATCGACTTGCACCACGCGCCCCGCCGCAACCTGCGCCGCGGCCAATGGCGGGCGGGCGAGCGCCAATCCGAGCCCGCAAGCCGCCGCGTCGAGCACGAGATTGTAATCCTCGAACCGCCGGTCCTGCGGGCGCGGTTTGTAATCGAGCCCCTGCGCGGCAAACCAAGAGCGCCAGCCGGAGGCGTCGGAATCGTGGATGAGCGGCCAATTCAGCAACCGGGCCGGATCGCCCGTGCCTATTGCGGCGGCCAAATGCGGCGCGGCGATCGGGAAACAATGCTCCTCGAACAGCCGCACGGATTGCCGGTCCGGCACCGTCCCGCGCCCGCAGCGGATAGCGAGATCGATGCCTTCATTGCCCAAATCCAATTGCCGATGATCGACCATCAGGAGGACGCGCAGCTTCGGCGCGCCGTCTTCGAGTTGCGTCAGCCGCGGCAGCAGCCAGAGGCCGCAGATCGAGGGCGGCGAGCTGATCCGGACCACCGCCGCGCCGCGCGGATCCTGCCAGCGGTCGCTGGTATCGGCGATCATCGCGAACGCCTCGCGGGTGCGTAGCAGCAGCCTTTGACCTTCCGGCGTCAGCGTCACCCCGCGGGCCTGGCGCTCGAACAGCCTTTGGCCGAGCCAATGTTCCAGCTTCATCACCTGACGGCTGACCGCGCCATGAGTGAGGTGCAACACCTCCGCCGCGCCGGAAAAGCTGCCGGCGCACGCGGCCGCCTCGAAGGCGCGCAGGGTTTCGAGCGGCGGCAGGGCGGTCAAGCTGTGATCCATACGCACAGATGAATGCCGAATTGTTCGATTGTCAATCAGCTCATGCCGGCGTCTCATGCGCCGACTTTTGCCAAAGGGCACCGATCATGAGCACCATCGAGATGAGCCGCAGCGCACCGCGCGGCCTGGATACAATCACTCTTGCGGCGGTCGC
Proteins encoded:
- a CDS encoding penicillin-binding protein activator, producing the protein MTILTRKEFLRLGGLALVTTSLSACGQLGVPFGESEPPAPATPAQNAPSGGNIGNGPIHVALILPLTSQSGASQIGVSMRNAAELALSDSGSSELTILVKDDRSSPDGARQAAQEALNDGAQLFIGPLFAANVREVSSVAHGAGKSVIAFSTDPTVAAPGTYLLSFPIDGKVNRVLDFAASRGKKSFAVLAPDAGASPASLAAFAAFQSHAGDIGVRVQSVERYPAGKPGDAVKRVATVAQQIDGIFIADDANGMGAMATALTANGLDGRKIQLLGTDAWEDPRTMALPALQGAWFAAPDDAGFRNFAQRYRAKYNSEPHRLASLAYDATSLAAALPRVQSANPYTDAVLTDSKGFTNVDGFFRFRTNGQVERALAVYQIGNGSKSILDAAPRSLPVT
- a CDS encoding LysR substrate-binding domain-containing protein, whose amino-acid sequence is MDHSLTALPPLETLRAFEAAACAGSFSGAAEVLHLTHGAVSRQVMKLEHWLGQRLFERQARGVTLTPEGQRLLLRTREAFAMIADTSDRWQDPRGAAVVRISSPPSICGLWLLPRLTQLEDGAPKLRVLLMVDHRQLDLGNEGIDLAIRCGRGTVPDRQSVRLFEEHCFPIAAPHLAAAIGTGDPARLLNWPLIHDSDASGWRSWFAAQGLDYKPRPQDRRFEDYNLVLDAAACGLGLALARPPLAAAQVAAGRVVQVDPRTALNPVSYWLDRPVGAMRDAAVQLARRIGSEAGLAPESLSTFMA